CGGTCTCCTCCGCGATGTCGTAGCTGATCTTCGGACCCCACTCTCCCGCATAGTTCAACCATGGCGGTTCAACCACCGCCGACCCCAACTGCTCCGCCCCCACCGCCACAAACCTCGCCGCCGTGTCCATCACCAAATTTCCCCTGCCGGCCTCCATCCTCACCCCAACCCCGCCGTTCCCCAGCACCACAACCCCCGTCCTCGGGCATATAGCGTGGCTGTGCAGGGCCGCATAAGTCACCGGCTTGTTACCGCCTGCAAGAAATAGTATCAAAACTCATTTATCTGTTCTCCAAAATAGTATCAATATCATGTTTCTTTCTTCTGACCTTGGAATTCGAGCTCAGATGCGCTCAGCCACATCCCGCCGTTGTGCTGCGAGAAATAGACGCTCTTCAGCTCGCCGTCGAAATTGCTCACTCTCAATGTGACATGCTCCCAGTCCCCCACATGTTCGCCGATTTTCCCCAGTGAAACATTGATGAACTTAACCTTGGCCTTTGCCGCCCCGTTGAAAGGGTAGAACACCCATATCGCAACGTCGGTGAACGTGGCTCCAAGCATCGGCTTCACATGTAAGTAGACTCCTGCATCTTGTAAATTCCCTTTCTTGACCTGTTCCTTGGCCGCTGGGTCCGCCGGAAGGTCCAACCAATACGCCCCATCGCTTGATCCATTTAAGGGGAGGTCCGAGCCAAGTGGGTCAATTGAAACAGGCTTGAATTCTTCCCCTTTCTTGTACAACAAAGCCCCATTTTTTAAGAACCAGCTCACTGAAGAGGGTAGGTACTGTTCATCAGGGTGAAAGTAAATCCATGGAGAGTAAGCTTGGATCAAGGCTCGAATTTGGTTTAGATTGGGCATTGAAGATGAACTCCCCTTGGCGTTCTTCAAGCAGGAAATGGACCCAGTTTGAGCTGTGAATGTTCCCGCAGAAAACCCTTGCGCCTGAATTCCTCTACTGCTTGGCTGGAGACCATATACGTCGAACTTATCTCGTCCCCAGATCCACCCATCGGTTTCACAAACATCAGCGAAGTCGGACCGAACGCACCGGACTTTGTCTAGAGGCGGCTTCTCCGGCGAGCTCGTGACAAGATGGCCGACGGCCTTGTACCCATCCGGTGGCTTTGGTAGCCATATGTAGCCATTGCCGTCTTGCTTGATCTTTGAAGAGTTGCTGCTCCAAACTAGAGTATAGTCGACTGGCTGCTTCAGAGCTCCGGCTGTGAGATCTCTTGCTGCCAGAACCCATCCAAATAGCGGCCTGTTGTTGGGTTGGGCGTAGGATCCGAGCATGGAGAATCCATCGGGCAGAGAGGCTGGCTCGAAGAATGTGGCGCCGAGGTCTTCTGGTCCGCCTTCATGGGTTGCCCAAGTTTTGGTGAAAGATGAGATTTGGCACACCTCCAATCCGCCCAAACCGATGGTTCCACTTGCAAAGCCTTCACCTTTAATCGAAACAGCAGAAGATTACAAACATTTGAAGACATGCAAAACCAAATGTGAAGAGGGGAGAAAGACAGGCACCTGGTGGCCATGTGGGGAGTGGGGAAGGAAGCTTGAAGATGGTTTCTACTGGCAAGGGCTTGCTGGCTTTCAGAGACGAATCAAGTGGAGAAGATTGGTTCAGGTAATTACCCAGTAAAGAGAAGATggcaaaaaggaagaagaaggtctTGATGATGGTGGTGTCGGAAGAGGCCATTGGCATGACCATCAAAGCAAAACATTACAATGTTTTGAGTGAATCAAGATTGTGTTTGGTCACTTAAATCCCACCCACCAAAGCCATTATGAGGTGGAGATGGGGCAGTGTCGGCCCATGAAgtgaattaaataataatttgcaGCTGGAACGAGGCACGTGAATGCACACTCCACTGCACAACTACGTAAAATAATTGCATATTggtcccctttttttttttttattgctttgtCTTGTGGGGGTGGATGCCTTTCCTATAAAAGtacaaaaagaagatgggtGGTATTTACTGCCTTTATTTCAGCCTATAAGCACACTCCTCCAATTTAAAGCTGTGAATGCGCAATTGCCCCATGTTTATTGGttaaaaatgaaaggaaatgtTGGTCGTAATTATCCATAGACTATGTAATTATCATCTTGTGCTTTCTATTGTTCTCATCAAAATGGGTGAGTTCCAACAGATTGAAGAAAATTTGTctctccttttattttcttttcattaataattGTTCAAATTTGTAGTGTCAAAAGTACAACAAAAAAGCAAATTTCAACGATGGAATAGGGAGATCTTGGCCTCAACCAACCACCGAGGAGCCTTTTTGGTCTGTGATGTTTGAAATTGATCGTTTATAGAAACTTAAAAAGTTAGCTTGCAAACAacttaagatatatatattatacaatgGCGCGTATAAAAATATGGATGCTAAGTAAGTAAATTCGCACGATTGAGAGGATAGGgattaatcaaattatttgacGCACTgttgctttaattaattttctcgtaattttattagaaaaatattttatcttctttagttattaatttgtatgaaatgtgtaatttagtttaaattgCTCTTAATTTGAATATATGCGTAaaccaaaatcaacaaaaaggcAACGAAGAGGGTAGAAAAGACACTGCAATTTCCAGTGTATCAGGAAGAATAATTACCCTTTAAAGGTAAAAGTTATTAAATTAATCCCataaaatctgatttcttttaaattttatttgggatCATCGTCCTTCCATAATTTTTGATTCtcgtattttttattatatcaaaaaagataa
This window of the Diospyros lotus cultivar Yz01 chromosome 5, ASM1463336v1, whole genome shotgun sequence genome carries:
- the LOC127802627 gene encoding hypothetical protein At1g04090-like → MVMPMASSDTTIIKTFFFLFAIFSLLGNYLNQSSPLDSSLKASKPLPVETIFKLPSPLPTWPPGEGFASGTIGLGGLEVCQISSFTKTWATHEGGPEDLGATFFEPASLPDGFSMLGSYAQPNNRPLFGWVLAARDLTAGALKQPVDYTLVWSSNSSKIKQDGNGYIWLPKPPDGYKAVGHLVTSSPEKPPLDKVRCVRSDFADVCETDGWIWGRDKFDVYGLQPSSRGIQAQGFSAGTFTAQTGSISCLKNAKGSSSSMPNLNQIRALIQAYSPWIYFHPDEQYLPSSVSWFLKNGALLYKKGEEFKPVSIDPLGSDLPLNGSSDGAYWLDLPADPAAKEQVKKGNLQDAGVYLHVKPMLGATFTDVAIWVFYPFNGAAKAKVKFINVSLGKIGEHVGDWEHVTLRVSNFDGELKSVYFSQHNGGMWLSASELEFQGGNKPVTYAALHSHAICPRTGVVVLGNGGVGVRMEAGRGNLVMDTAARFVAVGAEQLGSAVVEPPWLNYAGEWGPKISYDIAEETEKVEKLLPGLLKATLRKMISSLPAEVLGEQGPTGPKWKDNWIGDER